Part of the Bacillus sp. THAF10 genome is shown below.
GCGGGAAAAAGAGAAATAGCGAAATATTTCTCGGGAAAGCGCATATTCTGACATATTTGTCAATACCCTGTAGAAAAAATAAAGAACGTGTAGAAGAATAGCGAAATGTAATGCATGGAAGTACTAAACCATTCAAAAAGAGGAAGATAAGCAGCAAGATATGTCGGATTTTGGTACGGAAATGAGGTGGAGCCTTCATGGATCGATCGGTAACGAATAATAATGGGAAAATAAATATCGTTCTAAACAGAGAGAAAAAACCGTTAAAAGTTACACATGTTCAGCCTCTTGAAGAGATTTCCCAGACCACTACTCATATTATTTTGCGAGATATTGAAAAGGAGCTAGGGGAACTTGTTGGTCTTCAGGAAATGAAACGAATAGTGAAGGAAATCTATGCGTGGATCTATGTGAATAAAAAGCGGGAAGAAGTTGGATTAAAAGCGGAAAGACAAGTGCTTCATATGATGTTCAAAGGGAATCCTGGAACAGGGAAAACAACAGTAGCTAGACTTGTAGGGAAACTGTTTTGCGAAATGAATGTTCTCTCAAAGGGCCATCTAATTGAAGCGGAAAGAGCGGATTTAGTAGGGGAATATATTGGACATACTGCGCAAAAAACAAGAGATTTAGTGAAAAAAGCTCTTGGTGGTGTTTTATTTGTAGATGAGGCATATTCGTTGGCGCGAGGTGGCGAAAAGGACTTTGGAAAAGAGGCCATCGATACGCTTGTTAAGCATATGGAAGATAAACAGCATGAGTTTATCTTAATTCTGGCAGGTTATAAACGGGAAATGGAGGAGTTTTTGCGAACAAATCCTGGGTTGGTTTCACGCTTTCCCATTATTATAGATTTTCCTGATTATACAGTGGAAGAGTTGATGGAAATTTGCATGCGTATGCTTAAAGAAAGAGAATATAGATTAAGTAAAGAAGCGGAGTGGAAGCTAAGGGAGCACCTCATTCAAATGAAAAATACTCTATTGCCATCAGCATTTAGCAATGGTCGTTATATACGAAATATTTTAGAGAAAACCATTAGGAAACAATCGATGAGATTGCTTCTTCAAGAGCAATATGAACGAAAGGATTTAATGATGCTCGAAGCCGTAGACTTAGTTCTATCATGGTAAAACAAAGAGTCACCCACTATACAACAAGTGGGTGACTCTTTGTTAACCGATATCCTCTTTTGCCATATGGTGGTCCTCTTTTATAACATCAGCTGTCAGTTGTCCTGATAAAGTGACCATTGGTACCCCACCGCCAGGATGAGTAGAGCCTCCTGTAAAATATAGATTGGTTAAAATTTTGCTTCGGCATGGAATTTTGAAGCCGCCATTTTTCTTTCTGTCAGTAACCACTCCATAAATAGAACCTCCATTTGCACCGTAGAGAGTTTGCAGGTCATTTGGTGTAAAGCAATATTCAAACTCAATAGAAGTTCTTAAGTCCTCAAGTCCCATTCGCTCAAGCTTTGTGAGAACAATGTTTTTATATTCATCCTTATACGACTCCCATGTTTCGCCTGGTTTTAATGGGGGAACATGAGTTAAAACGAATAAATTCTCTTTACCCTGTGGTGCTTGTGACGAGTCAGATTTTGATGATACGCCAATATAGATAGTCGGATCTTGAGAAGGCTTTTCTTCATTAAAGATGGTGTTGAACTCTTCTTCTTGATTTTTTGAGAAGAAGAAATTGTGATGAGCAAGTGCAGGGTATTGCTTGTTTACCCCCAATAGCAGAACAAGACCAGAAACGGTTGGGGAATACTTTTTTAAATCTTTTGCAGCATGTTCAGATTGCGGATGGTGATTGAGTAGCATTTGATAGGTCGGTATTGCCTCAAGATTTGAAACGACAATGTCTGCAAGGATTTCCTCTCCATTTTCTAAAAGAATACCTGTTGCTTTTCCGTCTTTTGTTATGATTTTTTGAACGGAGGTGTTCAAGCGGTAGTCAACGTTCATTTCCTCTAACAAAGCTTTCATTGCTTCGGCAATCTTATACATCCCACCCCTCACGTAGTAAATGCCAAGCCCAAGCTGTACATGTGTTAGCTGGGATAAAACAGCAGGAGCGTGATAAGGGGAAGAGCCAATATACATAATCATAAAGTTAAACAGTTGTTGTAGATGTTTATCCTCAAAGTATTTTTTTGTGATTTGATCCATTGACTTCATCGGATCCATTCCAATTAATTCTTTTAAGTTATGCAACGCACGTAACTCCGATAAGCCTGAAAGACTTTTCTTGTAAAAACTTTTCATGCTATACTCATACATTTTACTGCAGTAATTTAAATACTCAAAAAAGCCATTGGCGTCCTTTGGAGATAGAGCTTGTATTTGTTGAAGCATGTTAGGAAGGTCACTTGACACATCAATTTTCGTGCCGTCTTCAAAAAATGTTCTCCACTGTGGCTCTACTCTTTCAATGGTTAGGTAATCATGGATATTTCGCCCTGTACTTGCAAACAGCTGCTCAAGCACCCAGGGCATCGTTAAAATGGATGGTCCTGTATCGAAGGTAAAGCCTTTGCCAGATCGCATGTTTAGCTTTCCGCCAAGTCTTTCTCCTTTTTCAACTATGTTCACATCGTACCCATCTGCCGAAAGCCTAATTGCAGCGGAGAGTCCTCCTAAGCCACCGCCAATAACAACAACTTTTTTATTCAAATGATATTCCTCCTTTTGAAAATCTAAAGTTATGACTATACTGTTGATAATGTTCCATTCTGCCCTTCCTTTCCTTTTTTCATAATCGTTTTGAAAAAATAATCACACCTGGAGGTAATTATGTTTCTATTTTTGGCTCTATTTACTATTTTACTTGGAAGAGCGCTCTTTTTTTATATTCCTTCCTTTTCCAATCATCAAACCAATGTAGCTCTCTTGAAGAAAGTTTCGATTATCATTCCTGCTAGAAATGAAGAGAGAAATCTTCCAAAATTGCTTTCCTCGTTACTTCCTTATAAAAAACTAGTCAAAGAGATTATTGTTGTGGATGATCAGTCAACGGATAACACACAAGAGGTAGTAAGAGCTTTTGATATGAACCTTGTCATTCTAGATGACTTACCGAAGAAGTGGGCCGGAAAGTCATATGGGTGCTGGAGTGGTGCGAATACTGCAAAGGGAGATATTTTTCTTTTTATAGATGCTGATACGGTTGTGGAAGAAGAGGGGCTTGAAAGGTTAGTGGCAGCGTATCAGGGTAGTGGGACAGTTGTTTCTGTTCATCCTTACCATTCTATAAAGAAATGGTATGAATCATTCTCAGCTTTTTTCCATCTGGTAGTGATGGGCTCGTTAGGAGTTTTTCATTTGTTTCAAGGTTGGAAAAAGGTGAACGGAGCTTTCGGTCCATGTCTCCTAATTGGAAAGAATGATTATTTTACCTATGGAGGGCACAAGGCTGTCTGGAATGAACTGATGGATAATATGGCTTTTGGAATGCATATTCATCAAAAAAAGGGCAAGGTAATTTGTTTTAGTGGCAAGGGTGCCATTTCGATGAGAATGTACCCTGATGGATTTGTGTCTCTTTGCAAAGGGTGGAGTAAGAGCTTTGCTTCAGGTGCTGCGAAAGTTTCCATTACAAATTTAATAGCCACTATTTTGTGGCTTAGTTTGCTTGTAACTTTTGTTACTAACTTTCATTTGGAGTATGCGTTTGAGTGGGTGGCTGTCTATCTTTTGATTGTTTTGCATTTACGCAGAACGCTTGCTGTTATTGGAGGGTTTGGAATTTTTACCTCACTCTTATTTCCTGTCCATCTATTATTCTTCATTGTTTTGTTTATCTATTCTTTTTTTCAAACGTTTATGAAGAAAAATGTTACATGGAAGGGAAGAAAAATCGATATCTAGAATATAGATGCAAGAAAAAACAGAAGGGAATGCTCCCTTCTCAGGCTGTCGAGAAAGTCTCGACAGCCATTTTTATATTCAATAACTTCAACAAATTACCGCGTTAATATGTTATAATATAGTTAATACATATAGGCGGTGATTCTATTGTTTAATACAAGAAATACAACGCAAAATGAAGTTGAGTTTGTCTCAATTGAAGACCTCGTTCCCCAAGATCATCTACTCAGGAAAATTGATAAGTACATTGATTTTTCCTTCATCCTAGAACGCGTTCGCCCCTACTACTCTGAAGATAATGGACGTCCCTCTTTAGACCCTCTCGTACTTTTCAAAATGATGTTTATTGGCTACTTTTATGGAATTCGCTCCGAAAGACAACTTGAAAAAGAAATTCAAATGAACATCGCGTACCGTTGGTTTTTAGGATTACGTTTAACCGACCCTGTTCCTCACCACTCCACAATTAGTTGGAATCGACGCAAACGTTTTAACAAGACGAATATTTTCCAAGAGATATTCGATGAAATCGTCCTTCAAGCCATGAACCACAAAATGGTTGGTGGACGCGTATTGTTTACGGATTCTACCCATTTAAAAGCAAACGCCAATAAGCATAAGTTCACAAGAAAAACCGTTGAAGTAGAGACACGAGAATACATAGAAGAATTAAATCAAGCTATCAGCGAGGATCGAGAAAAGAACGGAAAAAAGCTCTAAAAGAACGGGAGGAGGTGAAAGAGACCAAAGAAATCCGCAAAAGTTTAACGGATCCGGATTGTGGCTTTATGTCACGAGATCAAAAGCAAGAAATGTTCTGTTACCTTGACCATCGTACGACGGATATGAAATTTAACATCATTACTGATGCCTTTGTGACTCCTGGAAACGTTCATGACTCTGTTCCTTATCTCTCACGTATAGACCGCCAAATGGAACGCTTTGAATTTAAAGTGGAAGCTGTGGCACTTGACTCTGGTTATCTTACCAATCCCATTTGTAAGGGATTATCGGATAGGAACATCTTTGGAGTAATCGCACATAGAAGGTTTCACCCTATCAAAGGTCTCTTTCCAAAATGGAAATTCACCTATCAACCAGAGAACAATCAATACATTTGCCCAAACGGAGATGTCTTAACCTATCGAACCACCACGCGCGAAGGCTATCGAGAGTATAAATCGGATCCTTCGAAATGTAAGGTTTGTCCTTTACTTGATCAGTGTACACAATCCAAAAATCATCAAAAAGTGGTCACCCGTCACGTATGGGAAGATCATAAAGAACAGGTTCGATTAAACAGGCTTTCTAAGTCTGGAAAAATGCTTTATAAATACAGGAAAGAAAAAGTGGAGCGAAGCTTTGCAGATTCAAAAGAACTGCATGGGCTTCGCTACTGTAGGTTGAGGGGAGAAGGCAATGTGAGTGAACAAGTGTTACTCACAGCAGCCTGCCAAAACATGAAGAAGATTGCCACACACCTAGCCCGGCTAGGCTAGGTGTGTGGGAACCTTTTTCTCTCAAGTGTGATGCAAGATAATATCACATGGTCCACCAAAAT
Proteins encoded:
- the spoVK gene encoding stage V sporulation protein K, which produces MDRSVTNNNGKINIVLNREKKPLKVTHVQPLEEISQTTTHIILRDIEKELGELVGLQEMKRIVKEIYAWIYVNKKREEVGLKAERQVLHMMFKGNPGTGKTTVARLVGKLFCEMNVLSKGHLIEAERADLVGEYIGHTAQKTRDLVKKALGGVLFVDEAYSLARGGEKDFGKEAIDTLVKHMEDKQHEFILILAGYKREMEEFLRTNPGLVSRFPIIIDFPDYTVEELMEICMRMLKEREYRLSKEAEWKLREHLIQMKNTLLPSAFSNGRYIRNILEKTIRKQSMRLLLQEQYERKDLMMLEAVDLVLSW
- a CDS encoding NAD(P)/FAD-dependent oxidoreductase, coding for MNKKVVVIGGGLGGLSAAIRLSADGYDVNIVEKGERLGGKLNMRSGKGFTFDTGPSILTMPWVLEQLFASTGRNIHDYLTIERVEPQWRTFFEDGTKIDVSSDLPNMLQQIQALSPKDANGFFEYLNYCSKMYEYSMKSFYKKSLSGLSELRALHNLKELIGMDPMKSMDQITKKYFEDKHLQQLFNFMIMYIGSSPYHAPAVLSQLTHVQLGLGIYYVRGGMYKIAEAMKALLEEMNVDYRLNTSVQKIITKDGKATGILLENGEEILADIVVSNLEAIPTYQMLLNHHPQSEHAAKDLKKYSPTVSGLVLLLGVNKQYPALAHHNFFFSKNQEEEFNTIFNEEKPSQDPTIYIGVSSKSDSSQAPQGKENLFVLTHVPPLKPGETWESYKDEYKNIVLTKLERMGLEDLRTSIEFEYCFTPNDLQTLYGANGGSIYGVVTDRKKNGGFKIPCRSKILTNLYFTGGSTHPGGGVPMVTLSGQLTADVIKEDHHMAKEDIG
- a CDS encoding glycosyltransferase family 2 protein; translated protein: MFLFLALFTILLGRALFFYIPSFSNHQTNVALLKKVSIIIPARNEERNLPKLLSSLLPYKKLVKEIIVVDDQSTDNTQEVVRAFDMNLVILDDLPKKWAGKSYGCWSGANTAKGDIFLFIDADTVVEEEGLERLVAAYQGSGTVVSVHPYHSIKKWYESFSAFFHLVVMGSLGVFHLFQGWKKVNGAFGPCLLIGKNDYFTYGGHKAVWNELMDNMAFGMHIHQKKGKVICFSGKGAISMRMYPDGFVSLCKGWSKSFASGAAKVSITNLIATILWLSLLVTFVTNFHLEYAFEWVAVYLLIVLHLRRTLAVIGGFGIFTSLLFPVHLLFFIVLFIYSFFQTFMKKNVTWKGRKIDI
- a CDS encoding IS1182 family transposase (programmed frameshift), giving the protein MLLFNTRNTTQNEVEFVSIEDLVPQDHLLRKIDKYIDFSFILERVRPYYSEDNGRPSLDPLVLFKMMFIGYFYGIRSERQLEKEIQMNIAYRWFLGLRLTDPVPHHSTISWNRRKRFNKTNIFQEIFDEIVLQAMNHKMVGGRVLFTDSTHLKANANKHKFTRKTVEVETREYIEELNQAISEDREKNGKKPLKEREEVKETKEIRKSLTDPDCGFMSRDQKQEMFCYLDHRTTDMKFNIITDAFVTPGNVHDSVPYLSRIDRQMERFEFKVEAVALDSGYLTNPICKGLSDRNIFGVIAHRRFHPIKGLFPKWKFTYQPENNQYICPNGDVLTYRTTTREGYREYKSDPSKCKVCPLLDQCTQSKNHQKVVTRHVWEDHKEQVRLNRLSKSGKMLYKYRKEKVERSFADSKELHGLRYCRLRGEGNVSEQVLLTAACQNMKKIATHLARLG